A single genomic interval of Psychroserpens sp. NJDZ02 harbors:
- a CDS encoding NAD(P)H-hydrate dehydratase has protein sequence MKIFSKEQIYEGDALTAKKQGITSTDLMERAGIQIFNWLHMRMQGAQVPIHVFCGIGNNGGDGLVVARHLVTHGYNVKTYIVNYSTTRSKDFLLNYDRIKNTTKDWPVLLSEASDFPVMEEKDIIVDAILGIGLNRAIEGWVKNLFCHFRDTKAFVLSIDLPSGLSTSAAPEDAECVVNAGYTLSFQTPKLVFFLPETAKYTVQWEVLDIGIDPEYLHVTPTEAELIGKNEVLPLYKPREKYSNKGDFGHALVIGGSYGKIGAVTLASHGALSIGAGKVTAFTPKCGYIPLQSGFPEAMVITDTDEEKITDIKFGIKPDVIAFGVGVGTDVKTSSAFEAFLKTNTAPLVIDADGINILSKKKALLKLLPENTVLTPHPKELEGLVGEWKDDFDKLKKTKAFSKKYKCIVVIKGANTITVFEDKLYVNSTGNPGLATAGTGDVLTGMITGLIAQGYETLSATLFGVYLHGKSADLLIEDLGYQSFIASHVIEGIPLAYLDLFKQPEQPQAENGDTEAPKS, from the coding sequence ATGAAAATATTTTCGAAAGAACAAATTTATGAAGGTGATGCATTAACTGCTAAAAAACAAGGTATTACATCTACGGATTTAATGGAGCGTGCAGGTATACAAATCTTTAATTGGTTGCATATGCGTATGCAAGGTGCACAAGTTCCAATCCATGTATTTTGTGGTATTGGTAATAACGGAGGAGATGGTTTGGTAGTTGCCAGACATTTGGTAACACATGGTTATAATGTTAAGACTTATATTGTAAATTATAGTACAACACGATCAAAAGACTTTTTATTGAACTATGATCGTATAAAAAATACGACTAAAGATTGGCCTGTTTTATTAAGTGAGGCTAGCGATTTTCCAGTAATGGAGGAAAAAGATATCATAGTAGATGCTATTTTAGGTATTGGTCTAAATAGAGCTATTGAAGGTTGGGTCAAGAACTTATTTTGTCACTTTAGAGACACTAAGGCGTTTGTATTATCGATAGATTTACCTTCTGGATTGAGTACTAGTGCTGCTCCAGAGGATGCGGAGTGTGTGGTCAATGCAGGATATACATTGAGTTTTCAAACCCCTAAATTAGTGTTCTTTTTACCAGAGACGGCAAAATATACAGTGCAATGGGAAGTTTTAGATATAGGTATAGATCCTGAATATTTACATGTAACACCAACTGAAGCCGAATTGATTGGTAAAAATGAAGTATTACCGTTATATAAACCAAGAGAAAAATATAGTAATAAAGGAGATTTTGGTCATGCTTTAGTCATCGGAGGAAGCTATGGAAAGATAGGTGCTGTTACTTTGGCTAGTCATGGTGCATTATCTATTGGAGCAGGAAAAGTGACCGCTTTTACGCCTAAATGTGGTTATATCCCTTTACAATCAGGTTTTCCGGAAGCAATGGTTATTACGGATACTGATGAAGAAAAAATTACCGATATTAAATTTGGTATTAAACCAGATGTTATTGCATTTGGAGTAGGCGTAGGAACGGACGTAAAAACAAGTAGTGCTTTTGAAGCGTTTTTGAAAACAAACACAGCGCCTTTAGTAATTGATGCTGATGGAATCAATATACTTTCTAAAAAGAAAGCGTTATTAAAATTATTACCAGAAAATACGGTGTTAACACCGCATCCAAAAGAGCTAGAAGGTTTAGTAGGGGAGTGGAAAGACGATTTTGATAAACTTAAAAAAACGAAAGCATTTTCAAAAAAATATAAGTGTATCGTTGTTATAAAAGGAGCGAATACAATTACGGTTTTTGAAGATAAATTATATGTTAATTCTACAGGGAATCCTGGTTTAGCAACAGCAGGAACTGGAGATGTGTTAACAGGTATGATTACTGGTTTAATAGCACAGGGTTATGAGACTTTATCGGCGACATTATTTGGAGTGTATTTACATGGTAAATCTGCCGACTTACTGATTGAGGATTTAGGATATCAAAGCTTTATTGCCAGTCATGTTATTGAAGGTATACCTTTAGCGTATTTAGATTTGTTTAAACAACCTGAGCAACCACAAGCAGAAAATGGAGATACTGAGGCGCCTAAAAGTTAA
- the thrA gene encoding bifunctional aspartate kinase/homoserine dehydrogenase I, with the protein MKVLKFGGTSVGSAQNIKKVIAILQKESLTSPIVCVVSAVGGVTDKLLQAGALAKQKDKSYLTVLDKIKSIHYKVIEGLTSEPKAIITEVDQKFEALNQLLNGIFLINELSPKTSDKLVSYGEILSSFIIAKTMEGMGLNAILKNSQDLIVTNSNFTKAEVNYDITNKNITDYFNKANQQITILPGFVSKSQADEITTLGRGGSDFTAAIIAAALKVEQLEIWTDVSGMYTTNPKLVKQAYPIANLSYQEAMELSHFGAKVLYPPTVQPVLNLAIPIHIKNTLHPEAVGTVISNQKKESNLTVKGISHIDNVALLTLEGSGMVGIPGFSKRLFETLANEKINIIIITQASSEHSICFGIDISNAEKAENTINLAFEYEISLHKINPIIVEKGLSIIALIGDNMKSHQGISGKLFSTLGKNNINVRAIAQGASEKNISAVISEKDVSKALNSLHERFFETNTKQLNVFITGIGNVGEKLIDQIHQQHSFLKKNLKLDVKIVGMANSKKMIFDPKGIDLNNWTDQFHHAEPSSIEGFYQKVISLNLRNSIFVDVTANHDVAAVYQNYLKQSVAVVACNKIACSDKYINYKNLQDLSLKYNASFLYETNVGAGLPIINTLNNLVASGDKVISIQAVLSGSLNFVFNNFSDKKNFHDTVKQAQFEGYTEPDPRIDLSGIDVARKILILARENGVKMEIEDIVNESFLTKTNLDSTSVDHFYETLIDDEAHFQKLYTSAKANKCQLKYVAEYKNGKAKVGLQEIPEGHPFYNLEGKDNIVMFYTQRYPEQPLIVKGAGAGADVTASGLFADIIRIGNK; encoded by the coding sequence ATGAAAGTATTAAAATTTGGTGGAACCTCTGTTGGTTCAGCACAAAACATAAAAAAAGTTATAGCCATTCTTCAAAAAGAATCTCTTACTAGTCCGATCGTTTGTGTTGTTTCCGCTGTTGGTGGTGTAACAGACAAACTACTTCAAGCAGGAGCATTAGCTAAGCAAAAAGACAAGTCTTATCTAACGGTTTTAGATAAAATTAAAAGCATTCACTATAAAGTTATTGAAGGATTAACCTCAGAGCCAAAAGCTATTATTACTGAAGTTGATCAAAAATTTGAAGCCCTTAATCAATTACTTAATGGTATTTTTTTAATTAACGAATTATCACCTAAAACATCGGATAAACTAGTTAGTTACGGAGAGATACTATCGTCTTTTATCATTGCAAAGACAATGGAAGGCATGGGATTAAATGCTATTCTAAAAAATAGTCAAGACCTAATTGTAACCAATTCTAACTTTACAAAAGCGGAAGTTAACTATGACATTACAAATAAAAATATAACAGACTACTTTAACAAAGCTAATCAGCAAATCACAATATTACCTGGTTTTGTGTCTAAATCTCAAGCTGACGAAATCACAACGTTAGGTCGCGGAGGTTCAGATTTTACGGCTGCCATAATAGCCGCAGCTTTAAAAGTTGAACAATTAGAAATTTGGACTGATGTTAGCGGGATGTACACCACTAATCCAAAACTAGTGAAACAAGCCTACCCGATAGCTAATTTATCGTATCAGGAAGCGATGGAATTATCGCACTTTGGTGCAAAAGTATTATATCCACCAACAGTACAACCTGTTTTAAATTTAGCAATTCCTATTCATATAAAAAACACGTTACATCCCGAAGCGGTTGGAACGGTTATTTCTAATCAGAAAAAGGAAAGCAATCTGACCGTTAAAGGTATTAGCCATATAGATAATGTTGCGCTTTTAACATTAGAAGGTAGTGGAATGGTCGGTATTCCTGGGTTTTCAAAACGTTTGTTTGAAACACTAGCTAACGAAAAAATTAATATCATTATTATTACGCAAGCGTCTTCAGAACATTCTATTTGTTTTGGAATAGATATTAGTAATGCTGAAAAAGCAGAAAACACAATTAATTTAGCGTTCGAATATGAGATTTCTTTGCATAAAATCAATCCTATAATCGTAGAGAAAGGCCTATCCATTATTGCTTTAATTGGTGACAACATGAAAAGTCACCAAGGAATTAGTGGGAAACTTTTTAGTACACTAGGAAAAAACAATATTAATGTTAGAGCAATTGCACAAGGGGCTTCAGAGAAAAATATCTCTGCCGTTATTAGCGAAAAAGATGTTAGCAAAGCATTAAACAGTTTGCATGAACGTTTCTTTGAGACTAATACTAAACAACTCAATGTTTTTATTACAGGAATTGGTAATGTTGGAGAAAAACTAATTGATCAAATCCATCAACAACATAGCTTTTTAAAGAAAAACTTAAAATTAGACGTCAAAATAGTTGGAATGGCCAATTCCAAAAAAATGATATTTGATCCAAAAGGGATTGATTTAAATAATTGGACGGATCAGTTTCATCATGCAGAACCATCAAGTATTGAAGGGTTTTACCAAAAAGTTATCAGCTTAAATTTAAGAAATAGCATCTTTGTAGATGTCACTGCAAACCATGATGTCGCCGCTGTTTATCAAAACTATTTAAAACAAAGTGTCGCGGTCGTTGCTTGTAACAAAATAGCGTGTTCTGATAAATATATCAATTATAAAAACCTACAAGACTTATCACTTAAGTACAATGCTTCTTTTTTATACGAAACTAATGTTGGTGCAGGTCTACCTATCATAAATACCCTTAATAATTTAGTCGCTTCTGGAGATAAAGTGATTAGCATTCAAGCTGTCTTATCTGGTAGTTTAAACTTTGTATTTAATAATTTTAGTGATAAAAAGAATTTCCACGACACCGTAAAACAAGCACAATTTGAAGGTTATACAGAACCTGATCCACGTATTGATTTAAGCGGAATTGATGTCGCTAGAAAAATATTAATTCTGGCGCGTGAAAACGGAGTTAAAATGGAAATTGAGGATATTGTTAACGAGTCTTTTTTAACTAAAACTAATTTAGACAGTACATCCGTCGATCATTTTTACGAGACATTAATTGATGACGAAGCGCATTTTCAAAAGTTATACACCTCGGCAAAAGCTAATAAATGCCAACTTAAATATGTTGCCGAATATAAAAACGGAAAAGCAAAAGTAGGCTTACAAGAAATACCTGAAGGTCATCCTTTTTATAACTTAGAAGGAAAAGATAATATAGTTATGTTTTATACACAACGTTATCCAGAACAACCGTTAATTGTAAAAGGTGCAGGTGCTGGAGCAGATGTTACAGCCTCAGGTTTGTTTGCAGATATTATAAGAATAGGTAATAAATAA
- a CDS encoding homoserine kinase, whose protein sequence is MNEIKIFSPATVANVSCGFDVLGFCLDTIGDEMVIRKTTEKGIKITKIVGADLPFEADKNVASVSALALYNHAKPDCGFEIEIYKNIKPGSGIGSSSASAAGSVFAINELLGRPYNQIELTDFAMKGEAVASGCEHADNIAPALFGGFTLVKSTVPLQVLQLPTPDDLYVTIIHPQIEVKTSEARAILPQHIPLQDAITQWSNVGSLVHALHTSDYGLLSATLIDVVVEPYRSQLIPHFDSVKTEIIKAGALGAGISGSGPSIFALSKSKKTAEAVAEAMTTIYSKTPIAFNTYVSKINTQGMKIISQSES, encoded by the coding sequence ATGAACGAAATCAAAATATTCTCGCCAGCAACAGTAGCCAACGTCTCCTGTGGCTTTGACGTCCTGGGCTTTTGCCTAGATACTATTGGTGACGAAATGGTGATTAGAAAAACCACTGAAAAAGGAATCAAAATCACTAAAATTGTTGGTGCAGACTTACCTTTTGAAGCAGACAAAAATGTGGCTTCCGTTTCGGCTTTAGCCTTATATAATCACGCCAAGCCTGATTGTGGTTTCGAAATCGAAATTTATAAAAATATAAAACCAGGTAGTGGAATTGGAAGTAGTTCTGCTAGTGCGGCTGGAAGTGTTTTTGCTATTAATGAGTTATTAGGAAGACCTTATAACCAAATAGAATTAACCGATTTTGCTATGAAAGGGGAAGCGGTTGCTAGTGGTTGCGAACATGCAGATAACATCGCTCCTGCCCTATTTGGCGGGTTTACATTAGTCAAAAGCACAGTACCATTACAAGTATTACAATTGCCAACACCAGACGATTTATACGTTACGATTATTCATCCACAGATAGAAGTAAAAACCTCTGAAGCGCGCGCCATTTTACCACAACACATTCCATTACAAGATGCCATTACCCAATGGTCCAATGTTGGAAGTTTGGTCCACGCTTTACACACTAGTGATTACGGATTATTAAGCGCTACCTTAATTGATGTTGTAGTAGAACCTTATAGAAGTCAATTGATACCACATTTTGATTCGGTTAAAACCGAAATTATAAAAGCAGGTGCTTTAGGTGCTGGAATTTCTGGTTCTGGACCTTCCATATTTGCCTTATCAAAAAGTAAAAAAACAGCAGAAGCCGTCGCTGAAGCAATGACGACCATTTATTCTAAAACACCTATTGCATTTAATACCTACGTCTCTAAAATTAATACCCAAGGGATGAAAATAATAAGTCAATCAGAGTCATAA
- the thrC gene encoding threonine synthase, which yields MNYYSLNHKAPNTSFKEAVIKGLAPDKGLYFPESITPLPASFFENIDNLSYNEIAFEALQQFVSPDIPKAVLKTIIAETLSFDFPIVKLNDNISTLELFHGPTMAFKDVGARFMARCLGYFNKDNTNEVTVLVATSGDTGGAVANGFLGVKGVNVVILYPSGKVSDIQEKQLTTLGQNIKALEVDGVFDDCQDMVKRAFLDDTLTNKMQLTSANSINVARWLPQLLYFMFAYKQLHNTQKELVFSVPSGNFGNVCAGMMAQQLGLPIKHFIAANNQNNVVTNYLKTEDYNPKPSVQTISNAMDVGNPSNFIRIQEIYKNNFSDLKENLSSFSFTDEQTKVALKEIYDNYNYVADPHGAVGYLGCKAYLKDNKKAHCVFLETAHPTKFLDVVEDVIKQKQALPPQIEAVMDKTKVATKISNYDGLKLFLLNA from the coding sequence ATGAATTATTATAGCCTTAACCATAAAGCACCAAACACTTCTTTTAAAGAAGCCGTTATAAAAGGATTAGCACCAGATAAAGGCTTGTACTTTCCTGAAAGCATAACACCTTTACCGGCTTCATTCTTTGAAAATATTGATAATTTAAGTTATAATGAGATTGCCTTTGAAGCACTCCAACAATTTGTGTCTCCCGATATTCCAAAGGCTGTTTTAAAAACGATTATTGCAGAAACCTTATCATTTGATTTTCCGATAGTAAAACTAAATGATAATATATCTACATTAGAGCTGTTTCATGGTCCAACCATGGCATTTAAAGATGTTGGCGCCCGTTTCATGGCACGTTGTTTAGGCTATTTTAATAAGGATAATACTAACGAAGTCACTGTTTTAGTCGCCACTTCAGGTGATACAGGAGGCGCTGTTGCTAATGGTTTTTTAGGAGTCAAAGGGGTTAACGTTGTTATCTTATATCCTTCAGGAAAAGTCAGTGATATTCAAGAAAAACAACTGACCACTTTAGGTCAAAATATTAAAGCCTTAGAAGTAGATGGCGTTTTTGACGATTGTCAAGACATGGTAAAACGTGCCTTTTTAGACGATACCTTAACCAACAAAATGCAATTAACCTCTGCAAACTCTATAAACGTAGCACGTTGGTTACCACAACTATTGTATTTTATGTTTGCCTACAAGCAATTACATAACACACAAAAAGAGCTTGTTTTTTCCGTACCAAGTGGTAATTTCGGAAATGTTTGCGCGGGTATGATGGCACAACAATTAGGCTTACCTATCAAACATTTTATAGCGGCTAACAACCAGAACAATGTGGTTACTAATTACTTAAAAACAGAAGATTATAATCCAAAACCATCTGTACAAACCATTAGTAACGCTATGGATGTTGGTAATCCAAGTAATTTTATACGTATCCAAGAAATCTACAAAAATAACTTTAGCGACTTAAAAGAAAACCTATCCTCGTTCAGTTTTACTGATGAACAAACTAAAGTGGCATTAAAAGAAATTTACGACAACTATAATTACGTTGCAGATCCACACGGCGCTGTTGGGTATTTAGGTTGTAAAGCTTATCTAAAAGATAATAAAAAAGCGCATTGTGTATTTTTAGAAACTGCACACCCCACAAAGTTTTTAGATGTTGTTGAAGACGTAATTAAACAAAAACAAGCCTTACCACCACAAATTGAAGCGGTCATGGATAAAACAAAGGTGGCTACAAAAATTAGTAACTACGATGGTTTAAAGTT